In Bacillus sp. S3, the sequence AAGGCTTAAATGCTACATACCCATCAACAGATTCACTGAAGTGTGTTAAGCAGACAAAGAATAAATCCTTTGGATGCTTTGGACCGCGATCAAATGAACGGAAGTCTTCATTCGTAAACGTATTTGAAATCTGTATCGCCCGGTCTGGACGGAAGTTATAAAAAATAACAGCATCGTTATCTTGTATCGTTGCGACCGGCTGGCCATCTTCTTTGGTGATGACAGATGGGATGACGAATTCATCAAAAATTCCATGCTGATAGGAATCCTCCACCACTTCTAATGGACTGCGGTAAGAAGGACCTTCCCCGTAAACCATAGAGCGGTATGATTTTTCCACACGCTCCCAGCGCTTGTCACGGTCCATCGAATAGTAACGTCCAGAGACCGTTGCAAATTCGCCAACGCCGTACTCCTTCATTTTATCCAGTGTCTGCTGAATATATTTAGTCGCTGTTTTCGGACCGACATCACGGCCGTCAAGAAATGCGTGCACATAAACCTTTTCCACGCCTTCTTCTTTCGCGAGCTTTAATAGGGCAAACATATGCTGGATGTGGCTGTGAACCCCGCCGTCTGACAGTAAGCCAAATAAGTGAAGCGCGGTGCCATGTTTTTTCACATGCTCCATTGCCCCTGTAAAGGTTTCATTTTTTTCAAATTCGCCTTCACGAATGGCAATGTTCACGCGAGTCAAGCTTTGGTAAACAATTCGGCCGGCACCAATGTTTAGGTGTCCAACCTCTGAGTTCCCCATTTGCCCTTCTGGAAGGCCGACTGCCTCACCAGATGCGGTTAAATGGGAATGCGGGTAGGTGCTCCAGAAACGGTCAAAGTTTGGCTTTTTGGATTGGGCCACTGCGTTTCCTTTTGTCTCTCCCCTGCAGCCGAAGCCATCGAGGATGATGAGAGCAACTGGAGATTTACTCATACATACCTGCCTCCAGTAGCTTTAAGAATGATTGTGCATCAAGGCTTGCTCCGCCTACTAATGCACCATCAATATCCGGCTGTGCCATGTATTCTTTAATATTTTCCGGTTTCACGCTGCCGCCGTACTGAATTCTAACTGCATCGGCAACATCTTGAGAGAATTGCTGTGCCACGACTTGGCGGATATGTGCACAAACATCGTTTGCGTCTTGAGATGTCGATGATTTACCTGTTCCAATCGCCCAAATTGGCTCGTAAGCGATGACTAATTGTTTTACTTGATCAGCGGTTAAACCAGCTAATGCTTTGGCAACTTGGTCGCCGACTAATTGGTTGGTTTCACCGTTTTCACGCTGCTCTAATGTTTCACCGCAGCAAACGATTGGGGTTAAGTTATATTTAAATGCAGCAAGTGCCTTTTGGTTTACAGATTCATCAGTTTCATTGAACATTTCACGGCGTTCAGAGTGTCCGATAATCACATATTGAACTCCAAGGTCTGCAAGAGCTTTCGGGCTGATTTCCCCTGTAAATGCTCCTGATTCTTCAAAGTGCATGTTTTGAGCACCGATTTTCACTTCGGTTCCCTGTGCTGCTTCAACAAGGCTCTGTAAAAATAATGCCGGTGCACAAATCACTGATTCCATTTTATCTGCAGCAGGTACAAGTCCTTTCACTTCTTCCGCAAAGCTTTTTGCTTCAGAAAGTGTCTTGTTCATTTTCCAG encodes:
- the gpmI gene encoding 2,3-bisphosphoglycerate-independent phosphoglycerate mutase, whose product is MSKSPVALIILDGFGCRGETKGNAVAQSKKPNFDRFWSTYPHSHLTASGEAVGLPEGQMGNSEVGHLNIGAGRIVYQSLTRVNIAIREGEFEKNETFTGAMEHVKKHGTALHLFGLLSDGGVHSHIQHMFALLKLAKEEGVEKVYVHAFLDGRDVGPKTATKYIQQTLDKMKEYGVGEFATVSGRYYSMDRDKRWERVEKSYRSMVYGEGPSYRSPLEVVEDSYQHGIFDEFVIPSVITKEDGQPVATIQDNDAVIFYNFRPDRAIQISNTFTNEDFRSFDRGPKHPKDLFFVCLTHFSESVDGYVAFKPSNLDNTLGEVLSQNNLKQLRIAETEKYPHVTFFMSGGREEKFPGEERILINSPKVATYDLQPEMSAYEVTEALMNEIQNDKVDAIILNFANPDMVGHSGMLEPTIKAIETVDECLGKIVDLILEKGGSAIITADHGNADEVITLEGEPMTAHTTNPVPVIVTKQGIELREGGILGDLAPTMLDLLKLNQPAEMTGKTLIK
- the tpiA gene encoding triose-phosphate isomerase codes for the protein MRKPIIAGNWKMNKTLSEAKSFAEEVKGLVPAADKMESVICAPALFLQSLVEAAQGTEVKIGAQNMHFEESGAFTGEISPKALADLGVQYVIIGHSERREMFNETDESVNQKALAAFKYNLTPIVCCGETLEQRENGETNQLVGDQVAKALAGLTADQVKQLVIAYEPIWAIGTGKSSTSQDANDVCAHIRQVVAQQFSQDVADAVRIQYGGSVKPENIKEYMAQPDIDGALVGGASLDAQSFLKLLEAGMYE